CGGCGGCGCGCTGAGCACCGAACGGGCGGCAGCCAGCCCCTCGGCCGAACATTATGCCGGCGAAGCCTTCCGTCCGGTTGCCGATCTGCTGGAGGCCTATGCGCCGTCAGGCGACGTCAATCTGGACCATGCCTATTTCGCCCACGCCCGCCCGCGCACCATGCTGATCGACGAGGTGGAAGCCATCTGGGCGCCGATTGCCGAAAGCGATGACTGGGCCTCGTTCGAAAGCACTCTTTCCGAAATCGCCCAAATGCGCCATGCCTATGGAATATTGCCCTGACATTGTCTTGGCCGGATGACGGTGATGGCGAAACGGAGACCGAACACATGCCGATCTATTCGCTCAATGGCGTTGCGCCGCAGATCGATCCGGAAGTGGGCTTCATCGCCCCCAACGCCGTGCTGGTCGGCGACGTGGTGATCGGCTCGGAAGTCGGCATCTGGTTCGGGGTGGTGGCGCGGGGCGATATCGAGCGCATCGCCATCGGCGCCCGCACCAATGTGCAGGAAAATTGCGTGCTCCACACCGATAAAGGCTATCCGCTGGTGATCGGGGACAATGTCACCATCGGCCATGGCGCCATCGTGCATGGCTGCACCATTGGCGACAACAGCCTGATCGGCATGGGGGCCACCGTACTCAATGGCGCAAAAATCGGCCGGAACTGCCTGATCGGCGCCAATGCGCTGGTAACCGAGAACAAGGTCATCCCCGACAATAGCTTGGTCATGGGCGCGCCGGCCAAGGTGGTGCGGGAAATCGACGAAGACGGCGTCACGGCGCTGGCCGCTTCGGCCGAGCGCTATGTCCAGAACGCCCGGCGCTTCGCTGCAGGCATGAAGCCGGTGGATGGCGGCGAACCGGCTTTCGATCCGGCTTAACCCGTTTCACGTGATAGACCGCTTCCATCAAACCATAAACACTCTAGCCAATCTCGTATGGCACCACACTGCGCCGATCCGGCGGCACCGAGATCGCCGCCGCCAGGGGCGGCACGGCGCGTTGCGGGCAATTGCGCCGCTCGCAGATGCGGCAGGATATGCCGATAGGCTCGAAGCTGGCTTTGCCGATATCGAGATCGTCGGCATAGATCAGGCGGCCGGCATGGCTGATTTCGCAGCCCAGCGCATAGGCATAGCGGCGCGTAGTGCCGCGATAGCCGCCCATGCGCTTTTCACTCGACCAGGCCAGGCAGAGATAGCTCTTGCCATCCGGCGTCTCGGCCAATTGCCGGATGATCTGCCCATGCGCCTCGAAGGCGCGGTGAACGTTCCATAGCGGGCAGGCGCCGCCGAAACGGGCGAATTGCAAGGCCGTGGCCGAATGGCGCTTGGTGATGGTGCCCGCCGCGTCGACCCGCGCGAAGAAGAAGGGCACGCCGCGCTCGCGCGGGCGTTGCATGGTGGAGAGGCGATGCGCCACCTGTTCGAGACTGGCGCCGAAGACACGGGCCAGTTCCTCGATGTCGAAGCGGTAGCCATCGGCGGCCCTGAGAAAGGCGCCATAGGGCATTTGTAGCGCCCCGGCGAAATAATTGGTGAGGCCCATGCGGGCAATGGCGCGGGCCTCTTGCGCCTTGAAGCTGGCGCCGTCCAGCAAGCTGTCGAGCAGGGTCGCCTGTTCGAGCCCGCCCAGCACATTGGCGATGCGGAAGAACTGGCTGGAGGGTTCGAGATGCTCGTTGACCCACAGCGTGCGGTTGACCCGGTCGAATTCCACCAGCCTTTCGCCGCTGGCCGGCGGGCTCATGACGACGCGGATATTGTGCATTTCCGCACAATAATCGATCAGCCGCCGCAGCCGATAAGGCCCGAACGCCCCCAATTCGTCCGCCATGGTCTCGGCGGCGCGGTCCAGCGGGTCGATGTAATTGTCGGCATAGTGGAAGAAGTCGCGCACTTCCTCATAGGCCGTCGTCACCCCGCTCTGCGGGTCGCGTGACAGGGCGGCATCCATGCCGGCGAGACGCTCATTGGTTTTTCGATAGGCTTCATAGAGCGCCAGCACCGCCCGGGCCATGTCCGGCGCATTGCTGGCGACGCTTTTCAATTCCTGCAGATTGGGCACTGCCTCCCCGAAGACCGGATCGGCCAGAGCCTCGCGCAGATCGACCGCCAGCCGGTCCGAGGCATCGGTAGCGAGGTTGGTGAGATCGAGATTGAAGTTTTCGGCCAGCGCCAGCATCACCGAGGCGGTCAGCGGCCGCTGATTGGATTCGAGCTGGTTGACATAGGAGGCGGAAATATCCAGCCGCGCCGCCAGTTCCGCCTGGGTCAATTTATGCAGCGCGCGCAGCGCCCGCAGCCGCGCGCCGGCAAAGACCTTTCTGGGAGCCAAGATTACAAATCCACAAAATTACAACAATGCCGCTGTGTGATTGTAACAGACTCGCCCTTTCCTGTCTTGGGCCATCGGGCAAGGAACGCTAGTCTGCAAGGACGCAGAACCGGGAGGCCGCCCATGCAGGACATCATTTCCGCCCTCGAGAACAAGCGCGCCGAAGCGCGGCTAGGCGGCGGGCAGCGGCGCATCGATATTCAGCATGGCAAGGGCAAGCTCACCGCGCGCGAGCGGCTCGACGTGCTGCTCGATCCCGGTTCTTTCGAAGAATACGACATGTTCGTCACCCATCGGGCCACCGATTTCGGCATGGCCGAGACGATCATTCCCGGCGATGGCGTGGTCACCGGCTGGGGCACGATCGACGGGCGGCTGGTCTATGTGTTTTCGCAGGACTTCACCGTTTTCGGCGGTTCGCTCAGCGAAACCCACGCCAAGAAGATCTGCAAGATCATGGACCTGGCCATGCAGAACGGCGCGCCGGTAATCGGGCTCAACGATAGCGGCGGCGCCCGCATCCAGGAAGGCGTCGCGTCGCTGGGCGGTTATGCCGATGTGTTCTGGCGCAATGTGCAGGCCTCGGGCGCGGTGCCGCAGATTTCGGTGATCATGGGTCCCTGCGCCGGCGGCGCGGTCTATTCGCCAGCCATGACCGACTTCATCTATATGGTCGAGGATTCGAGCTATATGTTCGTCACCGGACCGGATGTGGTCAAGACCGTCACCAATGAAAGCGTCACCCAGGAAGAATTGGGCGGCGCGTCCACCCATACCAAAATCTCCTCGGTGGCCGATGCGGCCTTCGCCAATGACATCGAGACGCTGCTGGAAGTGCGGCGGCTGTTCTCCTATCTACCGCCCGCCGCCGGCCAAAAATCGCCGCGCCTTCCCACCCACGATCCCGTCGACAGGCGCGACGACAAGCTCGACACCATCATTCCCGATAGCGCCAACAAGCCCTATGACATGCGCGAGGTCATCGAGACCGTCGCCGACGAAAGCGAGTTCCTCGAAATCCAGAAGGATCATGCCGGCAATATCCTGGTCGGCTTCATCCGGCTCGACGGCCATAGCGTCGGCGTCGTCGCCAATCAGCCGCTGATGCTGGCGGGGTGTCTCGACATCAATGCCTCAAAAAAGGCGGCGCGCTTCATCCGCTTCTGCGATGCTTTCGACATCCCCATCCTGACCTTTGTCGACGTGCCCGGCTTCCTGCCCGGCGTGGCCCAGGAATATGGCGGCATCATCAAGCATGGTGCCAAGCTCTTGTTCGCCTATTCCGAGGCCAGCGTACCGCTGGTCACCGTCATCACGCGGAAAGCCTATGGCGGGGCCTATGACGTCATGGCGAGCAAGCACATCAAGGCCGATGTGAACTATGCCTGGCCATCGGCCGAAATCGCCGTCATGGGGGCCAAGGGCGCGACGGAAATCCTCTATCGCTCGGAACTGGGCGACAAGGAGAAGATCGCCCAGCGCACCGCCGATTACGAAGCGCGCTTCGCCAATCCCTTCGTCGCCGCCGAGCGCGGCTTCATCGACGACGTCATCATGCCCCACGGCACCAGACGCCGCGTCATCCGCGCCTTCTCGACCCTCAGGCACAAATCCGTGCAGGGTCCGAAGAAGAAGCATAACAATATTCCGCTGTGAGAGGGCAGGTATGGGTGAGTTCTGGGTCTATGAAAACTGGACGCATAAGCGGGCGCGGGTTCATCTGGCCCATTGCTCGTTCTGCAATCATGGCCGCGGGCATCAGGCTGGTACGGGAGAAAGGAACGGAAAATGGCATGGGCCTTACGATGACGGCGAGACCGCCAGCCGGCGCGCTGTGATGACCGGACATGCGGATATGGCAGGTTGCGGCCATTGTGGCGCGACATTCTCGTCGGGCAGGACCATATGACCATCACCAAACTTCTCATCGCCAATCGCGGCGAAATTGCCTGCCGGGTCATCAAGACCGCCAAGCGCATGGGCATGGCCACGGTGGCGGTCTATTCCGATGCCGATAAGGAAGCGCTGCATGTGCGCATGGCCGACGAGGCGGTGCATATCGGCGCCTCGCCGGTCAAGGATTCCTATCTCCGGATCGACAGGATCATCGCCGCTTGTAAGCAGACCGGCGCCGAGGCCGTGCATCCCGGCTATGGTTTCCTCTCCGAAAACGCCCCCTTTGCCGCGGCTCTGGAGCAGGAGGGTATCATCTTTGTCGGCCCGCCGCCCAAAGCCATCGAGGCCATGGGCGACAAGATCACCAGTAAAAAACTTGCCGCCGAGGCCGGCGTTTCCACGGTGCCCGGCCATATGGGCCTGATCGAAGACGCCGAACACGCCGTCAAAATTGCCAGATCAGTCGGCTATCCGGTGATGATCAAGGCTTCGGCCGGCGGCGGCGGCAAGGGCATGCGCATTGCCTGGAACGATGCCGAGGCGCGCGAGGGCTTCGAGCGCTCCAAATCCGAGGCGGCTTCCTCCTTTGGCGACGATCACATCTTCATCGAGAAATTCGTCACCGAGCCGCGCCATATCGAAATCCAGCTGATCGCCGACGCCCATGGCAATGTGTTCTATCTGCATGAGCGCGAATGCTCGATCCAGCGCCGCAACCAGAAGGTGATCGAGGAAGCGCCCTCGCCTTTCCTCGACGAGGCGACGCGCAAGGCCATGGGCGAGCAAGCGGTGGCGCTGGCCAGGGCGGTCGGCTATCGCAGCGCCGGGACGGTGGAATTCATCGTCGACAGGGACAAGAAGTTCTATTTCCTCGAAATGAATACCCGCCTCCAGGTCGAACATCCCGTGACCGAACTGATCACCGGGCTGGACCTGGTGGAATTGATGCTGCGCGTCGCCAATGGCGAACAGCTGCCGCTGAACCAGAGCCAGGTGCAGCGCCATGGCTGGGCCATCGAGAGTCGGCTCTATGCCGAGGATCCCTATCGCAATTTCCTGCCCTCGACGGGCCGGCTGACCCGCTATCGCCCGCCCGAGGAAAGCGCCGGCGACGATCTGGTGGTGCGCAACGATACCGGCGTGTTCGAGGGCGGCGAGATTTCCACCTTCTACGATCCGATGATCGCCAAGCTGTGCATCTGGGCGCCGACGCGGCTGGCGGCCATCGACGCCATGGGACTGGCGCTGGATTCTTTCGAGGTCGAAGGCGTCGGCAACAATTTGCCGTTCCTCTCCACGGTGATGGAACAGCAGCGGTTTCGCGACGGGCGCCTGACCACCGGCTATATCGCCGAGGAATTCCCCGAGGGCTTTGCGGGCGCCGAACTCAACGACATGCACCATTTCGACGTCAGCGCCGCCGCCGCTTTGCTGATGGCGCGCCGCGAGCAGCGCCGCGGCGGCACCGAGGCGGAAAGCCGATGGCATGTGCAGGTGGGCGACAGGGCCGAAACGGTCGTGCTCCACCAGAAGGGGCTCGAAAGCGTCGTCGATCTGGGCTGGCGCAGCGAGGCGGCGCATCTGCACTGGCAGCCCGGCGATAATCTGGCCCGCATCGATTGGTCCGGCGGCCGCCATGCGGTGCTCAAGGTCAACCCTACCACGTCCGGCTTCCGCATCCGCTATCGCGGCGCCGATCTCACAATCGTGGTGCTGCGGCCCCATATCGCGCAATATCTCAAGCATATGCCGGTCAAGGTGCCGCCGGACATGAGCCGCTTCCTGCTCTGCCCCATGCCGGGCCAGGTGGTGCGGATCGACGTCGCCGAGGGCGATGTGGTCGAGGACGGACAGACCCTGGCGGTGGTCGAAGCCATGAAGATGGAAAACGTCCTCAAGGCGGAAAAACGGGCCCGGGTCACCAAGGTGCATGTCGTGCCCGGCGCGGTGCTGGCGGTGGACCAGGTGATGATCGAATTCGAGGCGGCGTAATGGGTTTTGAACCGAAGTTTTGCGCCTTGACGACACCGAGTGAGGGGATGGCCCATGCCCGCTGATTTTGCCGCCTGGGCCGCCCTCGCCCAGAAGGAACTCCGCGACACGCCGCTATCGGCGCTCGACCGCGATTATGGCGGCATCAAAGTCAGCCCGGTCTATCTCGGCGGTGATGGCGAAATCCCCGGCATCGAACCGTTCACCCGCGGCGTGCGGGCCACCATGTACGCCAATCGCCCCTGGACCATCCGCCAATATGCCGGCTTCTCCACCGCGCGCGAATCCAATGAATTTTACCGGCAGGCGCTGGAAAAGGGCCAAAAGGGCCTGTCGGTCGCCTTCGACCTCGCCACCCATCGCGGCTATGACAGCGACCATCCGCGCGTGATGGGCGATGTCGGCAAGGCCGGTGTCGCCATCGATTCGGTGGAAGACATGAAGGTGCTGTTCGATACCATTCCGCTCGACAAGATGAGCGTGTCGATGACCATGAACGGGGCGGTTATTCCGGTGCTGGCCATGTTCATCGTCGCCGCCGAGGAGCAGGGCGTCCGCCAGGACCAGTTGGAAGGGACCATCCAGAACGACATCCTCAAAGAGTTCATGGTCCGCAATACCTATATCTATCCGCCCGAGCCCTCGATGCGCATTGTCGGCGACATCATCGCCCATACGGCGCGCCACATGCCGAAATTCAATTCGATCTCGATCTCGGGCTATCATATGCACGAGGCCGGGGCGACGGCGGTGCAGGAGCTGGCCTATACCTTGGCCGACGGCATGGATTATGTCCGCGCCGCCCAGCGCCGGGGCCTCGATATCGACACTTTTGCCGGCCGCCTCTCGTTCTTTTTCGGCATCGGCATGAACTTCTTCCTCGAAGTCGCCAAGCTGCGCGCCGCCCGGAAATTGTGGAGCGAGATCATGACCGATCTCGGCGCCAGGGATGCGCGCTCCAAGATGCTGCGCACCCATTGCCAGACCTCGGGCGTGTCGCTGACCGAGCAGGACCCGCACAACAATATCGTGCGCACCACTATCGAGGCCCTGGCCGCCACGCTGGGCGGCACGCAGAGCCTGCATACCAACAGCTTCGATGAAGCCATTGCGCTGCCCACCGAGTTTTCCAGTCGCATCGCCCGCAATACCCAGTTGATCCTCCAGCATGAAAGCCGCATCACCGATGTGGTCGATCCGCTGGGCGGCTCCTATTTCGTCGAAGCGCTGACCGCCGAGCTGGTCGACGGCGCCAGGGCGCTGATCGCGGAAGCCGAGGCAGAAGGCGGGATGACCGCCTTCGTGCAGTCCGGCGGGCCGAAAATGGCCATCGAGGAAGCCGCTGCCCTGCGGCAGGCTCGCATCGATCGCGGCGAGGATGTCATTGTCGGCGTCAATCGCTACCGGCTCGATGCCGAAGACGGTATCGAGGTGCGCCAGATCGACAATGCGAAGGTTCGCGCCGAGCAGATCGCCCAGCTCGAACGCATAAGGGCGACGCGCGACGAGGCCAAATGCCAGTCCATGCTGGCGGCCTTGCGCGAATTCGCCGCCAAGGACGAGGGCAATCTGCTCGAAGCCGCCATTGAGGCGGCGCGGGCCCGGGCCAGCCTGGGCGAGATCAGTCAGGCCCTGGAAGATGTATTCGGCCGCCACCGCGCCGTCACCAGGGTCATTTCCGGCGTCTATTCGGGCGGTTATGGCGATGATCCGCAACTCAAATCCGTTTCCGACCGCATCGCTGCCTTCAAGGCGGCGCGCGGCCGGGCGCCGGCCATCTTCATCGCCAAGATGGGCCAGGATGGTCATGATCGGGGCGCCAAGATCATCGCTTCGGCTTTCGCCGATCTCGGCTTTGCCGTGCATATGGGCGATCTGTTCGAGACCGCCCCGGAAGTCGCCGCCCATGCCGATGAATTCAAGGTCGATGCGGTTGGCGTGTCCTCGCTGGCGGCGGGGCATAAGACGCTGGTGCCCGAATTGATCGAGGCGCTCAGGGCGCGCGGGCTGGGCGACGTCACCGTGGTGGTGGGCGGGGTGATCCCCGAGCCCGATTATGATTTCCTCTACGAAGCCGGCATTGCCGCCATTTTTGGGCCGGGAACCAATGTGCTCGACGCCGCTTTTTCGGTGCTGAACGAGATCGAGGGAAGGCTTTCCAATCGATGATCGGGCGTCTCAACCACATCGCCATCGCCGTGCCCGACCTGGCCGCCGCCACCGCGAAATATCGCGACCAGCTGGGCGCGCAAGTGGGCGTGCCACAGCCCCTGCCCGAGCATGGGGTGACCGTGGTGTTCATCGATACCGGCAATACCAAGATCGAGCTGCTCGAAATTCTGGGCGAGAATTCGCCTATCGCCCCGTTCCTCGAGAAGAATCCGAGCGGCGGGATGCATCATGTCTGTTTTGAGGTACCCGATCTCGCCGCCAGCGTGGCGCAATTGCGGGCCAGCGGCGCTCGGGTGCTGGGCGATGGCGCACCGAAAATCGGGGCGCATGGCCGGCCCGTCGTCTTCCTGCATCCCAAGGATTTCGACGGCACGCTGATCGAGCTGGAAGAAGTCGGAGAATAATGCGTGCGGCATTTGCTTGGCGTTTACCACAAAGCCACTTGGCCGCGCCGATAAGGCTCTCGTCAATTCCTGGCCGCTAGCATCTGTTCGAGAATAAGCAGAGCGCATCCGCTCGAACAGGCGTCAGAATGACCGAGGCCAGCAGCGAGACACATCGCGGGGACTGGCGGCGCACCATGCTGGTGCCCGTGCTTCTGGCGCTGGGCGTCATCCTGATCGCTGGCATCCTGCTCGACCGCCAGAACCTGCAGATCGCCGAAAGCCGCCTGCGCGCCGAGACGCTGGCGGAGATTTCGGTGATCCGCGCCAAGCTGGAAGGCCATCTCGCCAGCAATGTGCAATTGGTCAGGGGGCTGGTGGCCACCATCAGCACCGAGCCGGACATGGATCAGGCCCGCTACAATGCGCTGGCGCGCAATCTCTTCGAAAAAAGCAGCCAATTGCGCTCGGTGGCCGCAGCGCCCGACCTCGTCATCCGCATGACCTATCCGCTGGCCGGCAATGAGGCTGCGATCGGCCTCGACTACCGCAATAATCCCGAACAATGGGCGGCGGTCGAACAGGTGCTGGTCACCAACCAGCTCAACATTGCCGGGCCGGTCGATCTGGTCCAGGGCGGGCTGGGCTTTGTCGGTCGCTTTCCCGTCCATGTCGGGGAAGGCGCATCCCGGCATTTCTGGGGCCTGGTCGCGGCCGTGGTCGATGCCGAGCAACTCTATGCCGATAGCGGTCTCACCGATCCGGCCCAGGCCTTGACGATTTCCATCACCGGCCATGACGGCACCGGCGGCAATGGCCGGCGCTTTTTCGGCCCCGATCTCACGGATGCCCGCCCTGTGCTGGCCGATGTGGTCCTGCCCGCAGGCACCTGGCAGATCGCCGCCATTCCCCTGGAAGGCTGGGCGCCCAATTCCGCCAGCATCTGGGCGCTGCGCGGCGTGATCCTGGCCGCCGGGGTGCTGATCCTGTTCCCGATAGCGGTCACCGCCCGCATGGTCAGCCAGCGGCATGATTATATCCGCACCCTGGGCGCCCGCGAGGCGGAACTGGCCAAGCTGACGCGGCGGCTCAATCTGGCGCTCGACGTCTCCAAGGTCGGTGTGTGGGAGATGGATGTGGCCACCGGCATCGAGACCTGGGACCATCGCACAAGGGAATTATACGGCTTCCCCGAATGCAATGCGCCGCCCAGCCATGAGCTTTGGCGCGGCGCCGTACATCCCGAGGACCGCGACCGCGCCGAGAGCGATTTCCGCAGCATGATCGGCAAGGGTCGCTATGAATCGGATTATCGCGTCGTGCTGCCGGACGGCGCCATACGCCATGTGCGTTCGGTGGCGGCGCTGTTCGCCGAGCCGGGCCAGGCCGAGAAGGTGATCGGCGTCAATTGGGACATGACGCCCGACGTCCTGCTGAACGAGGATTTGCGGCTCGCCAAGCGCCAGGCCGAGGCCCGGGCCAGCGAATTGGAGGCGGCGCGCATCCGCATCGAGCACAATGCGCTGCATGACAGCCTGACCGGCCTGCCCAATCGCCGCTATCTCGACGAGGTGCTGCAACGCCATGCCGAGGACGGCTATTTCGGCAGTGGCTCCATCGCCCTGCTGCATATCGACCTCGACCGCTTCAAGCAGATCAACGACACGCTGGGCCATGCGGCGGGCGACGCCATGCTGATCCATGCCAGCAAGGTGCTGCGCGCCAATTGCCTCAAGACCGATTTCGTCGCCCGTATCGGCGGGGATGAATTCGTCATCGTCTCCAGCGCCGGCGCCGCCGACCGGCAATTGCACCTGATGGCCGATCGCATCGTCAAGGAAATGCGCAAGCCTGCCGTGCATGAGGGCCATGAATGCCGCTTCGGCGTCAGCATCGGCGTAGCGGTGAGCCGGGCGGCGAGCATCGACGTCAAGCAATTGCTGATCAATGCCGATATTGCGCTCTACCGCGCCAAGGGGCGGGGCCGGAACCGGCACGAATTCTTCTCCGAGGCGCTCCAGGCCGAGGTCGTCCATACCAAGAGGGTGGCCGACGAGATATTGGCGGCGCTCGACGCCGATGCCTTCATCGCCCATTACCAGCCGCAATTCGACGCCCATAGCCTCGACCTGGTCGGGGTGGAGGCGCTGGTGCGCTGGCGGCATGGCGAGGGCCTCAAGGCGCCGGACAGCTTCATGGCGATTGCCGAGGAACTCAATGTCATGGCCCAGATCGACCAGATCGTCCTGGAACGGACGCTGGCTGACCTGCGCCAATGGGACGCCAAGGGTCTCGTCGTGCCGCGCGCCTCGGTGAATGTCTCGCTGCGGCGCCTGCATGACGAGGGGCTGATCGCCAGCCTCAAGGCGCTGGACCTGCCGCCCGGACGGCTGGCCTTCGAATTGGTGGAATCGATCTATCTGGACGAGAGCGATGGCCTGGTCGCCTGGAATATCGACCAGATCAAGGAATTGGGCATCGACGTGGAAATCGACGATTTCGGCACCGGCTATGCCTCCATCGTGTCATTGCAGAAGCTGCATCCGCGTCGCCTCAAGATCGACCGGCAATTGGTCAATCCGATCATCAACGAGCCGGCGCAGCGCCAGCTGGTCGCCTCCATCGTCGATATCGGCAAATCCATGGATATCGAGATCGTCGCCGAGGGCGTCGAAACCATGGAGCATGCCCATATCCTGCGCGATCTGGGCTGCGACATCCTGCAAGGCTATGCCTTTGCCCGGCCGATGAGCGCTATGGCGTTCGAGATCTTCATGGCCGAGCAGGCCTGGCGCCGCGCCGGTTAGGGCGCGGCTGGTCGCCTAATCCACCAGGAAATAGGTGATGGTCGTCACCACGCGGACCTTCTTGTCGATCTGCTTTTCCGGGCGATCGTTGGGAATGTCGACGGCGGGCAGGATTTCGAACACCCCCTGATTGGCCGTCTGGATATCACCCACCAGCGCGCCGGATTCGGTGGCGAATTGCTCGGCGGTTTCGCGGGCACGCTGGGTTGCCTCGGTCAGCATCGCACTCTTGTGCTCGTTGATATCGGTGAAGACGAAGGAGGCCCCGGCGCTATAGGCATCCGAGGAGAACACCACGCCCTGCCGCAACAGGTCCGCCACCGAACGGCTGGCATCGGCGAGGTCGGTGACCCGGTCGGTGGTCACCAGCATGTCCTCGGTCAGCACGAAGCGATATTCGTCATTCATGGACGAGGCGTTGTAGCCGGCCGCCCGATCCTCGACGAGTACGTTCTGCACCTGGATTTCGCCTTCGGCGAAGCCGCGATCGGCGAGGAAGTCGCGCACCGCCTGTTCGGAGCGTTCAAGGCTGGCCCGGGCCGCTTCCAGGGTCGGACCGGTGGCGACGAAGCGGATGGGCCAGAAGCCCAGATCGGCCTGCACGGCCCGCTCGGAAAGCCCCTTGACGGTCACCGTGCGCAGCGGCTGGCGGCTCTCGACCAAGGAGGTGCCGACGAACCAGCCGGCCAGGGCAATTCCCGCGGCCACCAAAAGCGCTGCAACAACACCGATGAATTTCATGCTAATTCCCTCATGACGCCCGGTTCGGGAGATGGAGCGCCGCGATCATGGCGCGATAATGGCATAGGAGGATGCGGCTGAATGGCGGATGAACAGGCAAGGCTGGGACTGGGCGTGGTCGGCGCGGGCATGGCGGCAAAGCCCCATGCACAGGCGCTGGATGCATTGCGGGACCGGATCGATGTGCGCGGCGTCTGGCGGCGCAATGGCCAGGAATTGCAGCGCTTCTGCGCCGAATACGATTTCCCCGCCGCCGAGAGCTACGAGGCGCTGCTGGCCGATCCGGCGATCGACGCCATTCTCGTGCTCACCCCGCCCAATGCCCGCGAGGACATCGTGGCGGCGGCGGCCGGGGCGGGCAAGCATGTGCTGATGGAAAAGCCGGTGGAGCGCTCGACCCAGGCGGCCGAGCGCATCGTCACCCTCTGCGACCAGGCCGGCGTGACCCTGGGCATCATCTTCCAGCACCGCTTTCGCGCCGCCTCCCAGGCCCTGGCGGCCAAGATCCGAAGCGGCGAGCTGGGCCGGCTGCATGTCATGCATCTGGTCGTGCCCTGGTGGCGCCCGCAAGAGGGCTATTACGACCGGCCCGGGCGCGGCACCCTGGCTCAGGATGGCGGCGGCGTACTCATCACCCAGGCGATTCATTCGCTGGACCTGATGCTGAGCCTGGCCGGACCGGTCGAGGCGGTTACCGCCCTGGCGGCGACCACCGGCCTGCACCGGATGGAAGCAGAAGATTTCGTCGCCGGCGGCCTCGAATTCGCCAATGGCGCGGTGGGCGGGCTGATGGCGACGACCGCCAATTTCCCCGGCGGCGCCGAGACCATGACGCTCAATTTCGACCGGGCCAGCGCCATTCTGGCCGGCGGCAATCTGACCCTTAACTGGATGGACGGCCGCAGCGAAACCATCGGCGAGACCAGCAGCGGCGGCGGCGGCGCCGATCCGATGGCCTTCCCCTTCGACTGGCACATGGCCCAGATCGTCGATTTCGCCGATGCCGTGCAGCAGGACCGCCAGCCCGTCTCGACCGGCCACACGGCCCTGGCCGTACACCGGCTGATCGACGCGCTGATCCGGTCGGGCAAGGAAGGGCGCCGGATCGAGGTTTAGGCGCGTTCCCACCCATCCTGCGCCGGAGCCTCA
This genomic stretch from Devosia sp. YIM 151766 harbors:
- the scpA gene encoding methylmalonyl-CoA mutase — its product is MPADFAAWAALAQKELRDTPLSALDRDYGGIKVSPVYLGGDGEIPGIEPFTRGVRATMYANRPWTIRQYAGFSTARESNEFYRQALEKGQKGLSVAFDLATHRGYDSDHPRVMGDVGKAGVAIDSVEDMKVLFDTIPLDKMSVSMTMNGAVIPVLAMFIVAAEEQGVRQDQLEGTIQNDILKEFMVRNTYIYPPEPSMRIVGDIIAHTARHMPKFNSISISGYHMHEAGATAVQELAYTLADGMDYVRAAQRRGLDIDTFAGRLSFFFGIGMNFFLEVAKLRAARKLWSEIMTDLGARDARSKMLRTHCQTSGVSLTEQDPHNNIVRTTIEALAATLGGTQSLHTNSFDEAIALPTEFSSRIARNTQLILQHESRITDVVDPLGGSYFVEALTAELVDGARALIAEAEAEGGMTAFVQSGGPKMAIEEAAALRQARIDRGEDVIVGVNRYRLDAEDGIEVRQIDNAKVRAEQIAQLERIRATRDEAKCQSMLAALREFAAKDEGNLLEAAIEAARARASLGEISQALEDVFGRHRAVTRVISGVYSGGYGDDPQLKSVSDRIAAFKAARGRAPAIFIAKMGQDGHDRGAKIIASAFADLGFAVHMGDLFETAPEVAAHADEFKVDAVGVSSLAAGHKTLVPELIEALRARGLGDVTVVVGGVIPEPDYDFLYEAGIAAIFGPGTNVLDAAFSVLNEIEGRLSNR
- the mce gene encoding methylmalonyl-CoA epimerase codes for the protein MIGRLNHIAIAVPDLAAATAKYRDQLGAQVGVPQPLPEHGVTVVFIDTGNTKIELLEILGENSPIAPFLEKNPSGGMHHVCFEVPDLAASVAQLRASGARVLGDGAPKIGAHGRPVVFLHPKDFDGTLIELEEVGE
- a CDS encoding EAL domain-containing protein, with the protein product MTEASSETHRGDWRRTMLVPVLLALGVILIAGILLDRQNLQIAESRLRAETLAEISVIRAKLEGHLASNVQLVRGLVATISTEPDMDQARYNALARNLFEKSSQLRSVAAAPDLVIRMTYPLAGNEAAIGLDYRNNPEQWAAVEQVLVTNQLNIAGPVDLVQGGLGFVGRFPVHVGEGASRHFWGLVAAVVDAEQLYADSGLTDPAQALTISITGHDGTGGNGRRFFGPDLTDARPVLADVVLPAGTWQIAAIPLEGWAPNSASIWALRGVILAAGVLILFPIAVTARMVSQRHDYIRTLGAREAELAKLTRRLNLALDVSKVGVWEMDVATGIETWDHRTRELYGFPECNAPPSHELWRGAVHPEDRDRAESDFRSMIGKGRYESDYRVVLPDGAIRHVRSVAALFAEPGQAEKVIGVNWDMTPDVLLNEDLRLAKRQAEARASELEAARIRIEHNALHDSLTGLPNRRYLDEVLQRHAEDGYFGSGSIALLHIDLDRFKQINDTLGHAAGDAMLIHASKVLRANCLKTDFVARIGGDEFVIVSSAGAADRQLHLMADRIVKEMRKPAVHEGHECRFGVSIGVAVSRAASIDVKQLLINADIALYRAKGRGRNRHEFFSEALQAEVVHTKRVADEILAALDADAFIAHYQPQFDAHSLDLVGVEALVRWRHGEGLKAPDSFMAIAEELNVMAQIDQIVLERTLADLRQWDAKGLVVPRASVNVSLRRLHDEGLIASLKALDLPPGRLAFELVESIYLDESDGLVAWNIDQIKELGIDVEIDDFGTGYASIVSLQKLHPRRLKIDRQLVNPIINEPAQRQLVASIVDIGKSMDIEIVAEGVETMEHAHILRDLGCDILQGYAFARPMSAMAFEIFMAEQAWRRAG
- a CDS encoding SIMPL domain-containing protein (The SIMPL domain is named for its presence in mouse protein SIMPL (signalling molecule that associates with mouse pelle-like kinase). Bacterial member BP26, from Brucella, was shown to assemble into a channel-like structure, while YggE from E. coli has been associated with resistance to oxidative stress.); translation: MKFIGVVAALLVAAGIALAGWFVGTSLVESRQPLRTVTVKGLSERAVQADLGFWPIRFVATGPTLEAARASLERSEQAVRDFLADRGFAEGEIQVQNVLVEDRAAGYNASSMNDEYRFVLTEDMLVTTDRVTDLADASRSVADLLRQGVVFSSDAYSAGASFVFTDINEHKSAMLTEATQRARETAEQFATESGALVGDIQTANQGVFEILPAVDIPNDRPEKQIDKKVRVVTTITYFLVD